In Papaver somniferum cultivar HN1 chromosome 1, ASM357369v1, whole genome shotgun sequence, a genomic segment contains:
- the LOC113321244 gene encoding uncharacterized protein LOC113321244 yields the protein MHSGRSKAASVTEGDPAFPKKLSCVLCNKEMRGGGITRLKEHITQIRGNVSSCLKASAEVINEIRLADNIKKLKKSHRDDVDAMYRRTKSDEKSDADTDDEDLDVQETNHLKTQQTTLERNSSAKEKLLKDAWKSISAWMTENSISFNIVRCPSFQEMIYAIGEYGKAMPAPSYHQIRTNLFKEQLEEMKKFVDTFRVHWKRYGCSIMSDGWKDGKKRHLINFLVNCPKGSVFLKSVEASDRTNDADFIRELVKEVINDVGKENVVQFITDNGSNFKKAGKDLMLEYPNLFWTPCGAHCVQLMLEELGDKLTRIKTAVILGKILVTYIYAHFQVLCLMRKMTGGDLHRSTKTRFATQYYTLESLQKYKNPLQMMFVNDRWAKSRFAKENVGINALKIVTSSTFWEDVDYSCSVFKPLVKVVRLVDIERKPTMPCFYDAMRIARDQLEKNFSEDYDTWAVINACFEKRWKKNFNHALHCASYYLNPSIFYNIETYEMDSNEKYIEIKRGLHTAMERLIPNEDELDQATSELRKYADAVGILGSPSCKRRRTKDQPHDWWITFGGIDVPNLQKFAIRVLSLTCSASPCERNWSTFQNLHSKKRNHIKNRFE from the exons ACCCTGCATTTCCGAAGAAACTAAGTTGTGTACTTTGTAACAAAGAAATGCGTGGTGGTGGAATTACTAGGCTTAAGGAGCATATCACACAAATCAGGGGGAATGTTTCTTCATGTTTGAAAGCATCGGCTGAAGTTATAAATGAAATTAGACTAGCTGACAATATAAAGAAGTTAAAGAAATCTCACAGGGATGATGTTGATGCTATGTATCGGCGTACAAAATCTGATGAGAAGTCTGAtgctgatactgatgatgaggacctTGATGTGCAAGAA ACAAACCACCTTAAAACTCAACAAACCACTCTTGAAAGAAACAGTTCAGCAAAAGAGAAGTTACTGAAAGATGCATGGAAAAGCATTTCAGCTTGGATGACTGAGAATTCCATATCTTTTAATATTGTTCGTTGTCCAAGTTTCCAAGAAATGATATATGCAATTGGTGAATATGGGAAAG CTATGCCCGCGCCATCTTACCATCAGATTCGTACAAATCTTTTCAAGGAGCagttagaagaaatgaagaagtttGTTGATACATTTAGGGTACATTGGAAGAGGTATGGATGTTCTATTATGTCCGATGGTTGGAAAGATGGGAAAAAGCGACATCTTATCAACTTCTTGGTGAATTGTCCGAAAGGGTCAGTTTTCTTGAAGTCTGTGGAAGCGTCAGATAGAACCAATGATGCTGATTTCATACGTGAGCTTGTAAAGGAGGTAATTAATGATGTTGGGAAAGAAAATGTGGTTCAGTTCATTACCGATAATGGTTCAAACTTTAAAAAGGCTGGGAAGGATTTAATGCTTGAATACCCAAATCTATTTTGGACTCCTTGTGGTGCTCATTGTGTCCAGTTGATGCTAGAAGAACTTGGTGACAAGCTTACACGAATCAAGACAGCCGTCATTCTAGGTAAAATACTTGTTACATACATTTATGCTCATTTTCAAGTATTGTGCTTGATGAGGAAGATGACAGGTGGAGACTTACATAGGTCTACAAAGACTAGATTTGCAACTCAGTATTACACACTAGAAAGTCTTCAAAAGTATAAAAATCCTTTACAAatgatgtttgtgaatgataggtGGGCAAAAAGTAGATTTGCAAAAGAAAATGTTGGAATTAATGCACTTAAAATTGTTACAAGTAGTACATTTTGGGAAGATGTTGATTACTCTTGTAGTGTGTTTAAGCCTTTAGTTAAGGTTGTAAGACTAGTGGATATCGAGCGCAAACCTACGATGCCTTGTTTTTATGATGCAATGAGAATAGCAAGGGATCAATTAGAGAAGAATTTCAGCGAAGATTATGATACTTGGGCTGTAATTAATGCTTGCTTTGagaaaagatggaaaaaaaactTCAATCATGCTCTACATTGTGCTTCATATTATTTGAATCCATCCATATTCTACAACATTGAAACTTATGAAATGGATAGTAATGAaaagtacatagaaatcaaaAGGGGACTTCATACAGCAATGGAAAGGCTTATACCCAATGAAGATGAGCTTGATCAAGCTACAAGTGAATTGAGAAAGTATGCTGATGCTGTTGGGATCTTGGGAAGTCCAtcttgcaaaagaagaagaaccaaggaTCAACCTC ATGATTGGTGGATTACATTTGGAGGAATCGATGTGCCTAACCTGCAAAAATTTGCAATCAGAGTATTGAGTCTTACTTGTTCTGCTTCCCCATGTGAGCGAAACTGGAGCACATTTCAAAAT TTGCACTCGAAAAAacgaaatcacataaaaaacagATTTGAATGA